The genomic interval ACATGTTCATGATCATTAATGACAAAATCACGAATACTTAGTGGATACAGTTATACATGTTAATGAGCAGGCATGAATAAGAGTATTGCCTAGCTCATGGACTCACCACTCCTAACAGTCCCACCAGAGTGAGGTCAACCGATACATTCAGTGTATCTGTGAAGCGTTTTACAGGTCGCAGCAGTTTTTTGGGAAATAATTCTGTTTCAAGTGCACGAAACAAGGATTCAGGTGATGGGCTGCTGCAGTTTAATGCTGCAGCAAAACCTGAAGTCAAACACAGAAAGTAGAATCAAAGTTCATGATTATGCCTAAACAAAACATAGTATACTTTTTTGGCAGATATGTCTTTGTATTTTGTGTAAACAATtggaaaacatgaacatttttaataaaatgctTTGTGTCAGATGCAGGTAATACATTGGAATACATCAAAGTGGCTCAAAAGTGAATTCATTAGGAGATACTGAGATAAACTTTGAGGTTTCTTAATCATTTGATATCTTTGTTTTCAAGAACTAGTTGGGGTTTCAGGTCACCCCTTAGTGGGTAAATTACCCTCTTTACATTCGGCCTGGGTTCTCTCATGCTTTTTAAGGCTGTAAAAATGGTCAGGACTCAACTGGAGATTACTAGTTGAAATGTACGGTGACTACGTTCACAAGAAGCTCCACATTCCTCATTTCAATGCAGGCAGcttgctgctcttctgatattcCCCTGCAAACTCTCCTCACGTTTCTTAACTCAACAGCACAagtgtttctcctctctttccttgtgaaagttttattttatgtcaaTAACAATTGCATGacttttgtgcaaaaaaaatattaaattaacaCAAGTTATTCGCATGCTAACTAGCACACGAATGAGCATGCTAATTCACTAAACTAAGgtgtaaccatagactgtaaatgggTGTAACACATGGTAAACACAAAGCCTGCTACACATCAGCATGCTATCATTGTCAATGAGAGTGTGTTAGCTGATGTTAGCACTCAACTCAAGCATTAACAGCATCATCAGCGCTGCTAGCATAGTTAAATACTCTTTATTGACACGTGTGCCTCTCAGCTTAAAAGCTGCTACAGGTTACTTAACTGTTAacataattagggttgtaaaaaGCAGGTTTatcattctgtaaaaataataaaaatagtctcacttttattttatttttgctcaaAGTTTAGTGCATTGTTTTACTTGAATTCTTAAAAGAGTGAAGTCCACTTCTTTAACAAAACTCACTACATTCTTTAACACCTTTTAAGTAATGTGTGGAATTACTTTTGCAACTCTTGCAAATATGTACGATATGTTCAAAGGTTAAGGCAACTATAATCATATCATAAAATGATGCTATATttgttatttcactttttctctcgAAAAATTGACCAGTGAGATTTTTTATGTATAGTTTTCATGATAAAGGTGTTTCCAGTGAGGCTTATGTATTCTGAATACTAACAAAAGTCTCTTAGAATATATCAAAGTTAAAGCATCAAGTCAAATCAGCTGGCCTCACTTCAGTTTTCAAAAGTTTCCTTTTCACTGAAGTAATTTAGAAGATTATAACGTTTTTATTTCTTACCTTGAAGCAGTGACAGACAGATGAAGATGAGCTCAGCTGTCTTTACCTCAGTCATCTTGTGATTGTCAGCTTccacaagaagaaacaaaacttcAACAGTTTACACTAAAGGTCTGTCAGTTGTCCGATTGGCAAAACCCACTATATacttttttctctgtgaattgtttgcacacatgcacacttaagAAAAAACCAGTCAAACAAGGATGTctgctgcttgttgtttttgaaatatCATTTTTGACTTGTGCAGCTTTCAAACACTGAACACCTTCAGCTAAGCAtgcaataaatctgattctgtgCTTATATTTGCGTCATACACAAAAAGCCTCAGCTaaagaacatttgttttattacagGTATAGTGGTTAAAACAAAGTGGTGATGCATCCCTCCatctgcactcatgttcactaaTTTATCTGAAGGAAATCAGATATTATCATAGAAAGCAGGTTGATTCTTGTGTGTTGAGTACTCGTTTGAATAAACAATGCAAAGTATGAATGAGTATTCCATTTTTTGTGTGAGAGTTTCATATGTCAGAGGCCGAGTGCGTCATGTGCTTGAGGGACAAACAGAAGACTGAATGCTTGTTGAAACATGCATATATTTGTAAGTTAGCATGTCAATTCAGATTTCTGTATGCTTAAAATAACTAACAAGATATTTAAGATTGACTTTTAACTCATCACAAAACTTCCCAAAGCCAACAAAATCAATGTTATTTTTGGAATAGACATTAACAATACTCAAATcaaattaactttatttatatatagcACTTTACACATAACAcagttgatccaaagtgctgaacagcgcagatagaaaataaacaaagcatAAGAAAGTAACAGATAATAGAtgcacacattttgttttttaaataagtttacgaaaaaaaatccatgttcCAACATGTAGCATAGAAATCTTTGATGTTTATGACTGACTCAAGTGACACATAATACACCATTTTGTCAATATAATTCTGGGACATTTAAACCTAATGCAATACAATATATTAGTCAGGACAAATCAAAACAGTGATGGAAAACTTGAATGTAAACTGGTTGAAGTACAGTGTTCATAAATGACAATTCCCAACAGTATTTTATTCTACAGTCAGATCAGCAGCTTTCAAACTCTTCAGTGTTAATTGTTACTCATTCATCCATATGTTGTAAGACGTAATGCAGCGGCTTGAAATGTATACATTTCTTGAAAGACAAAATTGGACTATATAATTACATAATAtgaaagtgaaataataaagaGGAACTGTGATAGTTGAAGTTGAGTTTTATGAACAAACGTTgtcagtaaaaaacacaaaatccaaCAAATTAGGAGAATAAAATCAACTCAAAACTAACTTAGGATATGTTGTATGACTGCAGCCAGATAACAGTCATGGTAATGAAGCTGACTGATATGAAGAGGATGTAGAGGCCGAACAGCAGACGGTCTATAATAAAACCCACCTGGATCCAATCCTCTGAGCCCTGGTTTCCATCAAGCTGCTGCTTCAGCTGAAGGTGGAAGTCCTGGAGATCCCTTCCCAGactcctcagctcctgcagggcCTTGTCCTCTTCCAGCGGTCCTTTCTGCTCTGGAGCCTCCCTGGCCTCTGCCACAGGAGAGGGCGCTTTTATTTCTGTAGCAGAGGAGTTGAGGAAGGAGGTCAATGGACATCTCAACATGAATAATATTCCCTGTAAAACCACATCTGACGCCTGTCATCCTACCTCCTGCAGCAGGATTTTGGATGACCCTGTCCTCTGGATCTCTGGGTTTCGGAGAAAGCAGCACCAGGCGGCCCAGGATTTGAAGAACCAACACCCGGACAAAGCGGGGAACAGGACGGTAGTGGGCGGAGCCACACAGCAGGTTGGTGATGAGAATGGTCTCCAGTAAACTAGCCACCATCATAGTCAGGCACAGAGACAGGAACACATCTAGGACAATATTgataaatgctttttaaaatgatcttttaCATTGCAGgctaaaccaaaaaaaaaaaaagcactgtaACATGCTGAAAGTCTATACAtttaagtaagtaagtaataAATGCATACAATTATCGTACTTTAAATAACATGAAGAGTAGAGGCTAATTCATTAAGCACAGACGCTAAACATAGTAAGCAGGTAAGACCTGGCAGTTGCAGGATTTactaaaatgaacatttaaaaaagaaacacttcatACCCTATCGGTTCTTTTTACACAGTGAATCAGACTGCTGTCAGGCAAGACAACATTACAAGTAGCCCAAGAGTATTCATGCAAAATCACAATTTCTAGTGACCCAAACATTAGTTAGTTAAACTGACTTATGAGTGGTATGGTGTCCCCAGTGATGGGCAGCAGGTCATTCATGCTGAACAGGAAGACTGTGTAGCCCAAGATCAGGGTCATCTTGAACAAGGACCGGTCGACGCTCTTGGGAGGCAGCACAAAGCTGAAGAGGTCGACTGTAATGAGGAAGCAGCTGGGGATCAACAAGTTCACCACGTACAGGGTGGCCTGCCGCCTCACTGAGACCTGAAACAGTCCACAGCAAATGGTAGACTTCACTTGTTAATTTTCTGCTGCTTGGGATACACTGGAATTTAACACAGGTTAGAGTTGTGCACAACAGCTTTGGCAGGATGGTTTTATGACATAACTTTACTGTAAAGCtaattgtttttctcctttctaTATTGccaaataaaagacaacacatgTCCAATTAAGAACATCTTGTTTGTGAAAGCTCTTATAGTTTACATCAGCACTGCAGACTCCATACAGTGGTTGACATTTAACACATCCTTCAACACGTTTGGGTCAAAATGTtaagatacaaaaacaaatgtcttcaataaaaaaggtttaaatgcattttattatgttttgaTGACTGCACTAGTGACTGTTAGCTACTGTTCACATCATTAAAGCTCTGTGAATAATCATATTTTTCCCTTTAATATTTAACTTTGACCCTGAAATTCTTCAAACACAAATTATAAAGCATTTAGTCACACAGTCTAAACTCTTTCCCTGACTTGTCAATCCATCATCCTCCCTGttgttcaaataaacaaaacagtatAACGTGGCACTTTGAAAGAGTAAAGTGTGAAGTTATCTTTTCTTACATAGAAGCGAACCTCTTGGTAAGGATCTCCTGATGTAGTCGGATATATGTGCGTCTTCACTGTGATTCCAACCAGTTGCCATTCACCCTTAGACGTCATCACTTGTTTAGAGAGTTCTACTATTTTCTCTATGGACGAGTGGTTGACATAGATAGcagaaactgaaaagaaaatatcaagTCAATCTACAGTATGTCTAGTTccatttaaaagataaaaaacccatttcaattaaatatatagaatatataaGAGTCAACAAGGGATAACTAGTGTATCTCATGTTTGAATTTTTACTAGTGTGTAAGTAGGAGTTGAAGCTCAAAGTGCAGTTCTGGGTGTCAAATGGAAATGTGTAGATGTCCAGTCTGCAGGAGCTGACGACTCTGACAGGCATTTTATCTATCACACGGCCATCAGAAAACAGGTAGCTGTACGGGACGAATGGAGCCGAGTTCTTCTCCATACTACAGGAAGAGAAAGCACATAAAAGAAAGTGTTGGGAAAACCAGAGTAGTGTGTGAATCCCTGTAAGATAAGAACAGTAAATACAGTTAAAAGAGCGTTTCGGATGAAAGATGAACGTCTTGAAGTACTTCAACTAAGTCCAGTTGTTACCGGGATCTAGATGTAAAATTACCATGACTTGGATATCTGAGAACCTTCACAGACGGGGAGTTGAATATAATTCTGTAAACCTGTCAGTGAATACGTGTCTTTAATGTTGGGATCAATGAAAATAATTGATTCAACTGACAGCTAAAGATGCCTTAACAGAGCATACTTACAACTCATTGATAACCACATCTGGTACCCAGAGCAGATTCCTTGGGATTGTAATCCGCGAAGAACCGCACTGTTCTGGGTCCCAGCTGACAAACTCATTTCTCCACACCTGCATCATGAATCAGACAGATACAACACATAGCAgaacaaaaaaactgcaatcaCATTTTTCCTTGTACTCTGTGTGGTTATTTGTAAAGAAAGTTCTTACCAAAGTTTGCCAGATATACGTCGTCAGGAGTTGCGCCTTTTCATCCTGAAAGAGAACAGACATTGTTTTTATGCTTTCTTTTCTAATGGCCGTTCTCTCACCTGTTACACCCAGTGAAATGTTCTAGTTGAGTGACAAAAAGGAGTTTACATTCTTTACAAGTGGAAGAAGTCCAACATGAGCTCAGTGAATTGTTTTTAGGTCGACCTAATGCTCTTTACCACTCCCAGAATTCCAGCCAGGATAAAGTCAATGGTGACGTTGGTTGGGGTCGACATGTCCATCACAGGTCTAATGGTACTCAGGTTGAACACCGGTTTCAGAGCCTCCAGCAGGGACAGCGGGTCAGGTCGGGTACAGTTTAGCATGGCGGGGCTGCACGGGGCTgcaaagggaagaaaaaaggtGTCATTATCGTAGCTGGAGTAGACCTCATATAAGTAAACAATTGGTCCTAAACACTGTTCTCTGCAGGTTgactctgtttaaaaaagaggtgtctttttttatttaaaaaaacctttagaTGTTATTTAGAGGGCTTAAGATTACATCTTCCAAATAATTGTTTAATAAATATCTCAAatattgcctttatttgatgGTACACACTGGTCTAAGTTTGCCTAGTCATTCAAATATCTCAGTAAATTCTAAATCCTCTGACTTCAGGGATGCTGGACATGGCTGCACACTCAACTGATATAAAAAAGCTGTGGTATAATCAGCTCTTGGTCACTTGGTAAACATATATAATATGTTTTCATAGGAGCTTTACTTACCATACAAGAGTAGAGAGATGAAGACGAATAGAACCTTAGAAGGCTTGACTTTCAGCGGGCAGcactaaaaacatcaacattggGTCAAAAGCGGTTGTTAGTCTGATGGTGTGCTAGTGGTCAGAGTCAGTGCTCAGTTACTCTTTTCAAAGTTTTGAAATTTGAGCAATATGAATCTAGAATCATTAGAGTGCCTAAACACTAAAAGATAGTTCAATTTTGAAGAAGCATTAGCTAACGACATCAggccaaaaatgtaaataaaaaacttagcattaagcatttttttataaatttttaGCTGGGTTAGATGATAACTAAtccattaaatatattttactaTTTGTTATATGCTTATTTCAGAAAAGTTTGAGATGGCGCACTTTGTGAAATTCTGATTACCTTaagttcaaatacattttttgggaCAATGACATATGTCTAATTTTTAATTGTACGGGTTAGATTTTGATCTCTGTCTGGGTTCTTCAGGCAGGTTAATATATCTGTATGGGAGGGGGGTTCAGCGGCTGTTGTTagatgtaacaaatgtttcatgtcgtttgttttgaatttaccttgggatcaataaatgatctgtctatctatctttTGTACTGGGGGAGAATTTTATTGTCTTACCAATTATAATCTTAGTGCAGATTAACCTTGAGTCGTGGTATACTGtcatattaaaatataatgtgaaataaacGTCAATAAAAGCCGAATGAAATTTTtcaagtgattttattttgtttacaatGGTTATCTCAATTTTAAATGGTACAATATTACACAAAAGCTTTACGCTACATCTAGTTAATGAAGAAGAGCTAATTTAATGTTGGAATATAACCATTCGCTATCACTAACAATGATATTGTAActttatatatgtataaataCTCGGGCTCCGAAACAAATCATCAAAATACATTACAAATGAGATTGTATAATTTAAAGTTCAACAAATTTTAGCCACTAGCTACATTAAAAGAGCCCTTTAGACAACAGTTATCTATGAACTGTAAGAGTTCACccagataatgatgatggtaatgaagCTGACTGATATGAAGAGGATGTAGAGGCCAAACAGCAGGCGGTCAATGATGAAACCCACCTGGATCCACTCTTCAGAGCTCTCGCTTTGGCCCATCTGCTTCTCCACCTGGAGACGGATGGCCTGGAGGTCTTTACCCAGACTCCTCAGCTCCTGAACGGCCCTGCCCTCGGCACCAGACCCCGATACATCTGAAGGCCCTTCATTCGCTGTCCGCTTTGCCACCACAGGCATTTctagtttcaaaaaagtttaagtaTAAGAAAAATCAATCCAGAAAATGCAGTTTTtcaaatgtacttttacatGTGGTGAACTTGAATAAGCAGTCATGTTGATTAATCTGATCTTCACTGTATGCctatattcacttttttttttctaaatttcaCACTTGCCCAATATCACACTCAAGGTTGTGCTGTTGTACTGGATATGAGCAGGACTATGATTGGCCGTGCAGCCTAATTCTAAAGATAATAACAGCTGTGCTGCTTTTCATAACAAAAGCACAATCTGAAATGTTAATACTACTTTAACTTGAAGCAAATTGTAGTTAAACATAAAGAGACACTTATCTTTTGAGCATTAACATTGCTCCACTTACGCAACTCATTTCACAATTTATAGACACATTACTTTGTATTAAATacattcatctgtttgtttctctttaacaTGAAATAAGAGTCTATAAGAAACTGCCTATGATTTGTGTACCGAAgcgctttgttttttttgtcttctgagGCAGGCAAACAACGCAGCCCAGGAACTGTAGGACAATCACACGGATCCAGTGCGGAAGGGGAGAGAAATCAGCAGAGCCATTCAGCAGGTTAGTGATGAGGATGGTCTCCAGTAAACTGGTCACCATCAGAgcaaggcagagagagaagaacacatctggcagagagagagacagagggagtgagagagagcaagggGAGAGATTGTGGCTGTCATTAAGGTTTGCACTGTAGAGACTGTGATCTTCCCTAAAGTCTATGTgaacaaaatctttaaaaaaaaatgttgtttatgaaAAGTTCTTTCATTAGGATACAGAAAAGTTAACTTCAAAAACAGATTGTTAGAGAAAATACACCCTTTAAAACTGACTTATGAGAGGTATGCTGTTTCCAGTGATGGGCAGCAGGTCGTTCATGATGAGCAGGAAGACGGTGTAGCCCAGGATCAGAGTCATCTTAAAGGAGGATCGGTCCACAGCCTGAGGAGGCAGCAAGAAGCTGAAGAGGTCGACTGTGATAAGGAAGCAGCTGGGGATCAACAAGTTCACCACGTACAGGGTGGCCCGGCGCCTCACTCGGAcctgcaaagagagagaaagaaaaaaaatgttgtcag from Labrus mixtus chromosome 3, fLabMix1.1, whole genome shotgun sequence carries:
- the LOC132965585 gene encoding uncharacterized protein LOC132965585; amino-acid sequence: MKPLTGKGAVLKSFLFPTSFAGGLSTSRSVCSGTMYNLATEGEFSLARNSLTGETLTPNIMTSRDATVKWLPPQVGPTMVVIFILIPALSSAIDVNCSESNQPALLKALNPVFNLKAIRPVMNLTTPTNITTYFTMYGILGVDEKAQLLETYIWLHYWWQNEFVNWDPVQCGSKMISLPRSMFWGPDIVINEFMDENTAPFVPYVYLYHNGKVHDALPVRVVSSCNLDIYTFPFDVQNCTMTFNSYLHFAMDIQIFLGRSAENITLNSKNVITTMGEWELLEITSYKNDSGQDKSDYIDELIFNVRVRRRATLYVVNLLIPSCFLITVDLFSFLLPPQAVDRSSFKMTLILGYTVFLLIMNDLLPITGNSIPLINVFFSLCLALMVTSLLETILITNLLNGSADFSPLPHWIRVIVLQFLGCVVCLPQKTKKTKRFEMPVVAKRTANEGPSDVSGSGAEGRAVQELRSLGKDLQAIRLQVEKQMGQSESSEEWIQCCPLKVKPSKVLFVFISLLLYAPCSPAMLNCTRPDPLSLLEALKPVFNLSTIRPVMDMSTPTNVTIDFILAGILGVDEKAQLLTTYIWQTLVWRNEFVSWDPEQCGSSRITIPRNLLWVPDVVINEFMEKNSAPFVPYSYLFSDGRVIDKMPVRVVSSCRLDIYTFPFDTQNCTLSFNSYLHTISAIYVNHSSIEKIVELSKQVMTSKGEWQLVGITVKTHIYPTTSGDPYQEVRFYVSVRRQATLYVVNLLIPSCFLITVDLFSFVLPPKSVDRSLFKMTLILGYTVFLFSMNDLLPITGDTIPLINVFLSLCLTMMVASLLETILITNLLCGSAHYRPVPRFVRVLVLQILGRLVLLSPKPRDPEDRVIQNPAAGEIKAPSPVAEAREAPEQKGPLEEDKALQELRSLGRDLQDFHLQLKQQLDGNQGSEDWIQVGFIIDRLLFGLYILFISVSFITMTVIWLQSYNIS